The DNA region CCGAGCAAGAAGCCAAGGCTGCGTTagagagggaaggatgggacCCAGAAGGCCTTTTTATCGCAATATCGGAAGATCGTTTCATGTCTACTCTCGAATCATTCGCTCTTCGCCAATTCCTCACGTCCAttctcccatccccacTGCTCAGTCGCGCTCAGAAATCCCATATATCCTCTATCCTTTCCGCCACAGATCTTACACGGTTAACACACTCCACAGatttcctcccttctcgAGCTATCAAGCGTCATTTTCACCTCCACATCGGCCCGACCAACTCTGGTAAAACGTACAACGCCCTAAAAGCGCTCAGTATGGCAAATACGGGAGCATATGCCGGCCCTCTTAGGCTACTAGCACATGAGGTGTGGGAAAGGATGAATTTGGGTAGCGTAGGAGGTTTAGAcgggaagggaagggagtgTAATTTGTTGACAGGTGAAGAGCGCAGAGTGGTTCACCCTGATGCGGGGCTTTTGAGCTGTACGGTTGAAATGTTACCGTTGGCTGGGTTAAGTGGAACGGGTTTTGATGTTGTTGTGATTGACGAGATCCAAATGCTGGGTGATGGGCAGAGAGGAGGCGCTTGGACAAAGGCTGTTTTGGGTGTAGCAGCGAAGGAGATCCATCTATGTGGTGACGAAACGACAGTCGAGTTGCTGCGAGGAATAATAGCTTCTTTGGGGGATGATCTCACGGTACACCAGTACAATCGTCTCACTCCCCTATCTGTCGCCAACGAATCTCTCAAAAACGACTACACCAAGGTGGAAGACGGTGATTGTATCGTTACGTTTTCAAGGTCGAACATCTTTGAAGTCAAGAAGCAGGTGGAGAGTCAAGCGGGGAAAAAATGTGCGGTCGTTTATGGAGCTTTACCGCCAGAGACGAGAGCGGAACAAGCAAGAGATTTCAATGACGAGGCTGGCGCAAGCAAGATCCTCGTAGCCAGCGATGCTGTTGGAATGGGTCTGAATTTGTACGGGCACCTCtcatttttattttccATCAATCAGTGAACTGACATCCTTATAGGAAGATCCGCCGAATCATTTTCGAATCACTTTCTAAGTTCAACGGCAAATCTCAAGtgcctctttctctcatGCAGATTAAACAAATCGCAGGTCGTGCAGGTCGTTTCAAGACCGGCAATGATTTAACCAAAATCTCAAACATCGCCGCACCTGACGAAGCCCCTGCCGCTGGCGGCGTCGCAACTACCCTCGCCAAAGATGATCTACCCATCCTTAAAGAACTCATGACCTGGtccctcccttccatctcccgcGCAAAGCTCGAAATACCAACCAACGGTCTCGTGCAActttccacccttctcCCTGCTTCCACTACCTACGCTGAACTTCTATCCCACTTTTCGGCCCTTGCCAAGCCTCCTTCATTAACTGTCATCGCTGCCCATGACCACAAGCTGCCCTTAGCGGAGCTCGTGGAGCCTTTCCGGGACCGATTGAGCTTGGGCGAGATGGACCTTTTCTGCTTTGCTCCAGTGAACACTAGGGATGAGAGGGCAAAGGAAATTTTTGTGAACCTTATTGAGGACTAcgctgaagaaggttgtGTACTGGTAGACAACATCTTTGAAGGGCTGCAAACCAACATGCTCGATACCCTCGATCAAGTCCACGATATTCTCACTACCCTCCCTCCTATGCCACTCCCAGGCCATGCAGCTAGCAAGAAAGCATCCATCCCACCATTTATCATCAACTCCCTTCCAGTTCTTGAGACGTTACACAAAACTCTCGTCCTCTACATTTGGCTCAGTTTTAGACTCGAGGTCGCTTTCCCCGACCGATCGAAAGCGGTAGAGTACAAGGTCAAGTGCGAAGGGGTGCTGGAAGACTGTTTGGAGAGGATGCCTGGGCTGAAGCCTAgcaagaaggccaagagcGCACTTTCAAAGAACACTTTgaaggagttggaagaggagaggcaaaggaagaagcaggaagaagatgagaaaaggAATATCGAGTGGAGAAGTGGGAGTGAAGTAAGGAAGGAGCAGAGTaagaagatgtggaagaaTCTAGCACTTAttggggaaggggaagaggtgggaaGTAGGCTTGACAAGCGGTTGGATGTGGGTAATGAGAAAGAACAGTAGAGCATCCGTCTTCTCCATTGTATTTCATATGTCACTGCTCCTCTACATAGATATTCGACATTTGCATCTTGTACGAATAACACAAAAATGCATAAAATGATCTTTAAGACCTCACCAATGCACTTGAGAAAAAAAGCGCAGGGGACTTTGTTTATACCTCACTTTTCTCGCTTGCTGCTGTGACcgatggaaagaaagatgatcaTAAGAATTTATGCTCGTCGAACGTAACAATGGCTGGATAAAacgtcatcatcactcGCCTCCTTATGATTGCCTGATGATGTTTACATTAATCACTAGGGTTTGGCCAAGAATCTCTTCTGGCTTGTGCATGTATCCGCCCCTGGTCCAGCCATGTGCTGAGCCATGATCATTTTCTGTTTTGGTCACCAGAATATCTCTGAAACACAACGGAAACGCCGGAAACAAAAAATAGGGTAACACACCACGTGATTCTTATGTGTTTGTTAACTATACCTTAAGTATGCGCTGCCCCACTGTTGTTATCGCTGTCACTCGCTATTGTTAGTTCAGAAGTGGCTTTcatatcctctttccatatCCACTGTCTGTATCCGCAACCTactccatcctctctgcGTCTATAAATGTCGGCCTTTCCATGCCTTGATTAACTCGCCACTCTccattttcatcctcctcctgttGTTCGAGCAACAGAAGTCCTCAACAGTGCAGTAACTGTCTATTGTGCCAGTTCGACATATTTACTTTTTGGTTCCCGTCGCCATAGCCCTTAGCTAGGTACTGTAGATCCTATAAGCTGTAACATGTCTGGTCGTACGTATCACCCTCGTCTTTACTTAACATCAGCTAAGCTCACTCGCCACAGCCCAGCAACAGCCGATCCCTGCGCCCCCACCCTCTCAATCGGAGATTGAAAGGAAGCTCTCCTTCCGCTCTACCGTACCCGCTCGTCCTATTGACTCTCCTAAGAAACCAAGGGTGAGTCACATACCACAAGGGTAAAGCTGACTGTGTAGAAACTCTCACACACTCTCCCCCATTCTGCGTTGTCAGGCAATGATTCTGACTCTTCGATCGCATCTTCCGTGCCAGCTCAGAGCATTATTTCTCCTAATGCTTCTGGCCACCCCACTTCCCCGCTTCTCACCCCGGCTACAACATCTGTTGGTGGATTGTCTGCTATTGCCGAGAACAAGTTTGGtggcgatgaagaaattGTCTCGATGATGGAGTTGGAGGatgtagaggaagaaggcgaagaggcCGTTGAAGGCGCGGAGAGCGcgagtgaagatgaagaagcccACGATGAGCTGCAGAGGGGTATGGAGGGTCAGAGGGTTGTAATGAGCGGGTACTTATACAAGAAgcaagaaaagagaagggtgagtACTCGGTTGAATGAGCATGACTAATAGGTAGGCTTGGAAAAAGCGATGGTTCGTCTTGCGTAATGAAAAGCTGGCATACTATAAGGATGACAAGGAGTATTCCCTCAAGCGAGTGATTAACCTTCGCGAGATCCACACTGTCGCGCCTGTCGTCATCAAGAAACACCCAAACACTTTCGGCATTGTTGTGCCTAAGCGTACATTCTTCGTGAAAGCACCGTCTCCTGCGGAGATGGACGAGTGGGTTCATGCAATTAATGAGATGCGTCGAAGGATTtcggagaaggaagaagaggcaaagaGGGATCACCACCCAAAGTCCATGTCCATCCCTCGAAACCCACCAACTCTTCACTCCATCGACACTGTCTCGCCTTCCAACGCAACCTACATAGGTCCTATggtctcttctcctcaacccACCGTCTTTTCTCCCTCCAGCCCTATTGACAACAATTTGACTTCACGATTCGCCAAGAtatcccttccttctcgatCACCAAGTAATCACACGTTGCAAGGATCCCATATTCCCTCTGGTATCAGCAGCATCGCCTCTCGAGGGGTCAGTGGGTCATCCAAGCGCGAGCCGTCGACCGGAAGTATATCCTCTGCCGATCATCTTCGCAATGTACGTCCACCAGTAAGCtccgaagatgaagatgaactCGAAAC from Cryptococcus neoformans var. neoformans B-3501A chromosome 4, whole genome shotgun sequence includes:
- a CDS encoding hypothetical protein (HMMPfam hit to Helicase_C, Helicase conserved C-terminal domain, score: 61.3, E(): 2.6e-15) — encoded protein: MSHKMISRQLAKATYIRPICAQCRQLSTASTLLRQYIPQSQRQDSSRSNRKGQGKRPFVYTPREPVQLTIDDFKPKPPPKASFLVRSMLERLPEWATSSRAMVKLKVYGLEASLVRELSKEWLLGIKNSLSGMTSEQEAKAALEREGWDPEGLFIAISEDRFMSTLESFALRQFLTSILPSPLLSRAQKSHISSILSATDLTRLTHSTDFLPSRAIKRHFHLHIGPTNSGKTYNALKALSMANTGAYAGPLRLLAHEVWERMNLGSVGGLDGKGRECNLLTGEERRVVHPDAGLLSCTVEMLPLAGLSGTGFDVVVIDEIQMLGDGQRGGAWTKAVLGVAAKEIHLCGDETTVELLRGIIASLGDDLTVHQYNRLTPLSVANESLKNDYTKVEDGDCIVTFSRSNIFEVKKQVESQAGKKCAVVYGALPPETRAEQARDFNDEAGASKILVASDAVGMGLNLKIRRIIFESLSKFNGKSQVPLSLMQIKQIAGRAGRFKTGNDLTKISNIAAPDEAPAAGGVATTLAKDDLPILKELMTWSLPSISRAKLEIPTNGLVQLSTLLPASTTYAELLSHFSALAKPPSLTVIAAHDHKLPLAELVEPFRDRLSLGEMDLFCFAPVNTRDERAKEIFVNLIEDYAEEGCVLVDNIFEGLQTNMLDTLDQVHDILTTLPPMPLPGHAASKKASIPPFIINSLPVLETLHKTLVLYIWLSFRLEVAFPDRSKAVEYKVKCEGVLEDCLERMPGLKPSKKAKSALSKNTLKELEEERQRKKQEEDEKRNIEWRSGSEVRKEQSKKMWKNLALIGEGEEVGSRLDKRLDVGNEKEQ
- a CDS encoding hypothetical protein (Match to EST gb|CF192990.1|CF192990; HMMPfam hit to PH, PH domain, score: 176.1, E(): 7.4e-50), yielding MSGPQQQPIPAPPPSQSEIERKLSFRSTVPARPIDSPKKPRKLSHTLPHSALSGNDSDSSIASSVPAQSIISPNASGHPTSPLLTPATTSVGGLSAIAENKFGGDEEIVSMMELEDVEEEGEEAVEGAESASEDEEAHDELQRGMEGQRVVMSGYLYKKQEKRRAWKKRWFVLRNEKLAYYKDDKEYSLKRVINLREIHTVAPVVIKKHPNTFGIVVPKRTFFVKAPSPAEMDEWVHAINEMRRRISEKEEEAKRDHHPKSMSIPRNPPTLHSIDTVSPSNATYIGPMVSSPQPTVFSPSSPIDNNLTSRFAKISLPSRSPSNHTLQGSHIPSGISSIASRGVSGSSKREPSTGSISSADHLRNVRPPVSSEDEDELETPVAPADPKKVILSAYLMKQSKRRKDVWRKRWFVLTSSALAYSRSHMETKAQQVIPLSSILDALEVLDTASDGNESDRLSAHGHTHPAHSNSHHSFTHAQSPTSSSRQFMRGRLGSNSTSADTRLSKDDEHIFRLITAKRTFHLCAPTEEDEIKWLAAFRALLEQQRGERSSSFNVGGSSAQSSQQAQAQTQAQALPQGQGKRMSVPIITQQPPTPGLSSSVSHSSSVQEPMSASSVLEPPIPASGVASLPALPSASQTASTPTSTQSHLQTQQSQAQDPSSVQSQVYVGSAPSSHAGQRGRSATYTAKSAVADVVRRFQAEKERET